A single region of the Thioalkalivibrio nitratireducens DSM 14787 genome encodes:
- a CDS encoding Lpp/OprI family alanine-zipper lipoprotein — protein MNPKITSLKLGAVAASLAILGGCASTSALEEVRMTAEAAQAEAAEARRIATQAQGTADQALTTANEAKADAEAARRTADQNREEMNRMFQRTMQK, from the coding sequence ATGAACCCGAAGATCACGTCCCTCAAACTCGGTGCCGTAGCCGCTTCTCTCGCGATACTGGGCGGATGCGCCTCCACGAGCGCGCTGGAAGAGGTGCGCATGACCGCAGAGGCGGCACAGGCCGAAGCGGCCGAGGCCCGCAGGATCGCCACCCAAGCCCAGGGGACCGCCGATCAGGCCCTGACCACGGCCAACGAGGCCAAGGCGGATGCCGAAGCCGCCCGCCGGACCGCGGACCAGAATCGCGAAGAGATGAATCGCATGTTCCAGCGCACGATGCAGAAGTGA